A part of Amycolatopsis lurida genomic DNA contains:
- a CDS encoding SMI1/KNR4 family protein, producing the protein MDKDAYLEGAIKDVLSGDDAALDDRIAHAALLFAVSGAMTEADRLVTHWHALTERPVTALVPGAVRARAWAMLFEARGTRPEWAAALTPLDLDAEERAHEEYLARRASDLDGLLGGSPIGEAVAQLGPSRPDRLREAVARGDLDAWAEIASRQGRPDVAVLAATRRLAARLIAGADPLGLGEWPEVCAGALVAALYERYPPDTGSWREMIAGILRLRGGGTAPPAASLRTIGAAEARLGLQLPDDYREFLQTCDGLPADVVFPRLLGTAELRAEGGVVVIAEPAVVLLTAAGDEWRTVEIDPALGTTVHPTFRALLERHLLLLAQSA; encoded by the coding sequence GTGGACAAGGACGCGTATCTCGAAGGCGCGATCAAGGACGTGCTGAGCGGTGACGACGCGGCGCTCGACGATCGGATCGCGCACGCGGCGCTGCTGTTCGCCGTTTCCGGGGCGATGACGGAGGCCGACAGGCTGGTCACGCATTGGCACGCGCTCACCGAACGCCCCGTCACCGCGCTCGTGCCCGGCGCGGTGCGGGCCCGCGCGTGGGCGATGCTCTTCGAGGCGCGAGGGACGCGGCCGGAGTGGGCCGCGGCGCTGACTCCGCTCGATCTCGACGCCGAGGAACGCGCGCACGAGGAGTACCTCGCCCGGCGGGCGTCCGATCTCGACGGTCTGCTCGGCGGTTCCCCGATCGGCGAGGCCGTCGCGCAGCTCGGGCCGTCGCGGCCGGACCGGTTGCGCGAAGCCGTCGCGCGAGGCGATCTGGACGCCTGGGCGGAGATCGCGTCGCGCCAGGGCCGCCCGGACGTCGCCGTGCTCGCCGCGACACGACGGCTCGCAGCACGTCTGATCGCGGGAGCCGACCCGCTCGGGCTCGGCGAGTGGCCGGAAGTCTGTGCCGGGGCGCTGGTCGCGGCGCTGTACGAACGCTACCCGCCGGACACCGGCTCCTGGCGCGAAATGATCGCGGGCATCCTGCGGCTGCGCGGCGGCGGCACCGCTCCCCCGGCCGCGTCCCTTCGCACCATCGGCGCCGCCGAAGCGCGGCTAGGGCTCCAGCTGCCGGACGACTACCGCGAGTTCCTGCAGACCTGCGACGGCCTGCCCGCCGACGTCGTCTTCCCGCGGTTGCTCGGGACAGCGGAACTCCGCGCGGAAGGCGGTGTCGTCGTGATCGCGGAACCGGCCGTCGTGCTGCTGACGGCCGCGGGCGACGAGTGGCGGACGGTCGAGATCGACCCGGCGCTGGGCACGACGGTGCATCCGACGTTCCGGGCGCTGCTGGAGCGGCACCTACTCCTTTTGGCGCAATCCGCGTGA